One window of Triticum dicoccoides isolate Atlit2015 ecotype Zavitan chromosome 5A, WEW_v2.0, whole genome shotgun sequence genomic DNA carries:
- the LOC119299155 gene encoding LEAF RUST 10 DISEASE-RESISTANCE LOCUS RECEPTOR-LIKE PROTEIN KINASE-like 2.4 encodes MKAGDRDADERHYLDEGIKDVVLSPKYCSKGTPRFEFRREKKDDVSMLPYPLGGIILDMVWAGVPYVIVGSSSLAGVCLFLPIFFLWKKYYGNFPCQWRSKNTPRIESFLQKQGNSHPKRYTYPEVRRMTSSFAHKLGQGGFGAVYRGKLPDGREIAVKMLKDTQGDGEEFMNEVASISRTSHVNVVTLLGFCLQGSKRALIYEYMTNGSLERYTFGSNSAHDPNTLSWERLFDIVRGIARGLEYLHLGCNTRIIHFDIKPQNILLDRDFCPKISDFGLAKLCRQKDSKISICGARGTVGYIAPEVFSRQYGAVSSKSDVYGYGMVVLEMVGARKQTSVSTENSTRYFPEWIYDNLDEFCGTAGEITSNGATELVRKMTLIGLWCIQFTPTNRPAMSEVLDMLESNIEDLCLPPKAC; translated from the exons ATGAAGGCCGGTGACAGGGACGCCGACGAGCGccattaccttgatgaaggcatcaaaGATGTTGTTCTCTCCCCCAAATATTGCTCCAAGGGAACTCCTAGGTTTGAGTTCCGCCGGGAAAAAAAAGATGATGTGTCTATGTTGCCGTACCCTCTTGGGGGCATCATTTTGGACATGGTTTGGGCTGGAGTGCCAT ATGTAATAGTCGGCAGCTCAAGTCTAGCTGGCGTATGTCTATTTCTCCCCATATTCTTTCTGTGGAAGAAATACTACGGCAATTTCCCCTGCCAATGGAGGTCAAAGAACACACCAAGGATTGAATCGTTCCTCCAAAAGCAAGGAAATTCACACCCTAAAAGATATACTTATCCGGAAGTGAGAAGGATGACCAGCTCTTTTGCTCACAAGCTTGGCCAAGGTGGCTTTGGAGCTGTCTACAGGGGCAAACTCCCTGATGGCCGTGAGATAGCAGTGAAGATGCTCAAGGACACCCAGGGTGATGGGGAGGAATTCATGAATGAGGTTGCTAGCATTAGTAGAACCTCTCATGTCAATGTTGTCACCCTCTTAGGGTTCTGCTTGCAAGGTTCAAAACGAGCTCTCATCTACGAGTATATGACCAATGGCTCACTTGAGAGGTACACTTTTGGCAGCAACTCTGCTCATGATCCGAACACCCTAAGCTGGGAAAGACTCTTTGACATTGTTCGTGGCATTGCTCGAGGCCTCGAGTACCTTCATCTCGGGTGTAACACTCGCATCATACATTTCGATATCAAGCCTCAAAACATTCTGCTGGATAGAGACTTCTGTCCAAAGATATCTGATTTTGGGTTAGCAAAACTGTGCCGGCAGAAGGATAGTAAAATCTCTATATGTGGAGCAAGAGGAACTGTAGGGTATATAGCACCAGAAGTGTTCTCAAGACAATATGGAGCAGTGAGCAGTAAGTCGGACGTCTACGGTTACGGGATGGTGGTTCTTGAGATGGTTGGAGCAAGGAAACAAACCAGTGTTAGTACGGAAAATAGCACCAGGTATTTTCCTGAGTGGATATACGACAACTTGGATGAGTTCTGTGGCACCGCCGGCGAGATTACCAGTAACGGTGCCACGGAGCTGGTGAGGAAGATGACTCTCATTGGGCTATGGTGCATACAGTTCACACCCACAAATCGGCCAGCTATGAGCGAAGTCCTTGACATGTTGGAAAGCAATATCGAGGACTTGTGTCTTCCACCAAAAGCATGTTGA